From Candidatus Woesearchaeota archaeon, one genomic window encodes:
- a CDS encoding Lrp/AsnC family transcriptional regulator: protein MTDFIGMVVESDYGREIKVDLKDKKILGALAVNARLSPSEIGRIVGLSKDAVRYRIIQLEKKGIIRGSVVIANPSKVGYYLHTVLLKLENLSEERENELIKFFAAFPLGIWFGKCSGRWDFVFEVIAKDMKQFDKIMQKIKSVCGKNLRDYESLTAFNLVKYVDLPDDFYKDLGLKFEFERKSVAFAKEIKKGIIEFDYEKQIKLDLTDARILKALSENACAQISEIANRTRIPRDTVVNRIRSMVNNGLIIAFNPIINLTYLKYHLYVVFFHLANLTDEKEKEFFNYMSVHSFVAYGAKLMGKYEAQIFLIVKDPMHMHEIMMEFRRKFSGIIEDYEPLLVIKDYKYNFLPEGVFPKII, encoded by the coding sequence ATGACTGATTTTATTGGCATGGTTGTTGAATCAGACTATGGCAGGGAGATTAAAGTAGATCTTAAAGATAAAAAAATCCTCGGCGCATTGGCTGTGAATGCCAGGCTAAGCCCTAGCGAGATTGGAAGAATCGTTGGGCTGTCGAAAGATGCTGTAAGATACAGAATCATTCAGCTTGAGAAAAAAGGCATAATAAGGGGCAGCGTTGTCATCGCAAACCCGTCAAAAGTGGGCTATTACCTGCATACAGTATTACTGAAGCTTGAAAACCTGTCTGAGGAGCGGGAGAACGAGCTAATCAAATTTTTCGCAGCTTTTCCTTTAGGAATATGGTTCGGCAAGTGCAGCGGCAGGTGGGATTTTGTTTTTGAAGTCATAGCTAAGGACATGAAGCAATTTGACAAGATAATGCAGAAGATAAAATCAGTCTGCGGAAAAAACTTAAGAGATTATGAAAGCTTAACTGCATTTAACTTAGTTAAATATGTGGATTTGCCAGATGATTTCTACAAAGATCTTGGATTAAAGTTTGAATTCGAAAGAAAAAGCGTTGCATTCGCAAAGGAGATCAAAAAAGGGATAATCGAATTCGACTATGAAAAGCAAATAAAGCTCGATTTAACTGATGCCAGAATATTGAAAGCTTTGTCTGAAAATGCTTGTGCTCAAATATCTGAAATAGCCAATAGAACTAGAATTCCAAGGGATACAGTTGTTAATCGCATAAGGAGCATGGTCAATAATGGATTAATAATTGCATTCAACCCGATTATAAATCTCACTTATCTGAAATATCATCTGTATGTTGTGTTTTTTCACTTGGCTAACCTGACAGATGAAAAAGAGAAGGAATTTTTCAATTACATGTCTGTGCACTCTTTTGTTGCATACGGCGCAAAGCTGATGGGAAAATACGAAGCCCAGATATTCCTGATCGTAAAGGATCCAATGCACATGCACGAAATAATGATGGAATTCAGAAGAAAGTTTTCAGGCATTATTGAAGACTATGAGCCTCTGCTGGTCATAAAAGACTATAAATATAATTTCCTGCCGGAAGGTGTTTTTCCTAAAATTATCTAA
- a CDS encoding DUF99 family protein, giving the protein MMKEEIRILGIDDSPFEKFKKGDNLVIGVLFRGGNFMDGVMSTKIKVDGGDSTSKLIKMIKKSKFKSQIRCIALNGIAMGGFNVVDVNELNKKTKIPVIIVIRDYPDFKKIFDALKKIKKESKIKRIKKAGDVIKAGKIYVQLAGLNLEQAKQILKISCTHSYIPEPLRVAHLIAAGIAMGESKGRA; this is encoded by the coding sequence ATGATGAAAGAAGAAATCCGCATTTTAGGAATAGATGATTCACCTTTTGAAAAATTCAAGAAAGGCGATAATCTGGTTATCGGTGTTCTGTTCAGAGGCGGCAATTTCATGGACGGCGTTATGTCAACCAAGATAAAGGTTGATGGCGGTGATTCAACTAGCAAGCTGATTAAAATGATCAAAAAGTCTAAGTTTAAATCGCAGATAAGATGCATTGCCCTTAACGGAATTGCAATGGGCGGCTTTAATGTTGTTGATGTTAATGAATTAAATAAAAAAACAAAAATCCCCGTTATTATTGTCATAAGGGATTACCCGGATTTTAAAAAAATATTCGATGCTTTGAAAAAGATAAAAAAAGAAAGCAAAATAAAACGTATAAAGAAAGCAGGCGACGTGATCAAGGCTGGGAAGATCTATGTGCAGCTAGCTGGTTTAAATTTAGAGCAAGCAAAACAGATCCTGAAGATCAGCTGCACTCATTCTTACATTCCAGAGCCGCTTAGAGTGGCGCATTTGATCGCAGCAGGGATTGCAATGGGAGAAAGCAAAGGAAGGGCTTAG
- a CDS encoding methyltransferase domain-containing protein encodes MKPIRKVLIKKEKKEHIAELNRDVVISKEKAYFVEDLTKDFHTADGVISKADLKKKDGSEIATNTGKKFCIFTSGFMDDYKRIAREAQIISLKDIAAIIAKTGINKNSVVVDAGAGSGALACFLAHLCKEVITYDIREDFLKIVKRNKEFLNLNNLKIKNKDIYNGIDEKDVDLITLDLPSPWNAIKSAYAALKVGGFVISYSPSVPQMMDFVNVINKDERFIHVKTIEIIEREWEVDERKVRPKTKGIGHTGFLSFCRKIK; translated from the coding sequence ATGAAACCAATAAGAAAAGTTCTGATAAAAAAAGAGAAAAAAGAGCATATTGCAGAATTAAACAGAGATGTTGTTATTTCAAAAGAAAAGGCATACTTTGTTGAGGATTTGACCAAGGATTTTCATACAGCAGACGGCGTTATTTCCAAAGCTGACCTGAAAAAGAAAGACGGAAGCGAAATAGCAACAAATACAGGAAAGAAATTCTGCATTTTCACATCCGGCTTTATGGATGATTATAAAAGAATTGCAAGAGAAGCACAGATAATTTCATTAAAAGACATTGCAGCAATAATCGCAAAAACAGGAATAAACAAGAATTCTGTTGTTGTAGATGCTGGAGCTGGATCAGGCGCATTGGCTTGTTTCTTGGCTCATTTATGCAAGGAAGTCATAACCTACGATATAAGGGAGGATTTTTTAAAAATTGTTAAAAGGAATAAAGAATTTTTAAATTTAAATAACTTAAAAATAAAAAACAAAGACATTTACAATGGAATTGACGAGAAAGATGTTGATTTAATTACATTAGACCTGCCTTCGCCGTGGAATGCTATAAAAAGCGCTTATGCAGCGTTAAAGGTTGGCGGCTTTGTTATTTCCTACTCGCCCTCAGTTCCGCAGATGATGGATTTTGTAAATGTGATCAATAAGGACGAAAGGTTTATCCATGTAAAAACCATTGAAATAATCGAAAGGGAATGGGAGGTTGATGAAAGGAAAGTAAGGCCAAAGACAAAAGGCATCGGTCACACAGGATTTTTGAGCTTCTGCAGGAAGATAAAATGA
- a CDS encoding alanine--tRNA ligase, which produces MKQLTSKELKDLYFGFFSEKGHKLIASASLIPEHDPTVLFTAAGMHPLVPFLIGQPHPQGKRLVDVQKCLRTDDIDEVGDSSHLTFFEMLGNWSLGDYWKKEAIEWSYEFLTDRKWLGINKEKISVTCFKGDNDAPKDEESAKIWLSVGIPKERIYFLPKKDNWWGPAGETGPCGPDSEMFYDTGKEKCSNDCKPGCFCGKYFEIWNDVFMQYNKTKDGRFEKLKQQNVDTGMGVERTAAVLQGKKIVYEIETFKPIIDKIKEIAKIKEPNEEQLKSVRIITDHIRAATFILGDEKAIAPSNVDQGYILRRFIRRSIRHGKLLGIEKEFLSELAKITIELHKSDYKELEKNKDFILDELKKEDEKFRKTLENGLKEFEKIIKNKKEIDGENAFLLFQSFGFPIEMTAELAKEKNVSVDVTGFNKEFEKHQELSRIGAEKKFKGGLADSSEETTKLHTATHMLNQALRVVLGKKDIFQRGSNITPERLRFDFNFDRKLTEQELKEVEDLINEKIKEALPVKQEEMTVDEAKKKGAQGVFEHKYGEKVFVYSIGDFSVEICGGPHVKNTSELGHFKIIKEESVAAGVRRIKAVLIKA; this is translated from the coding sequence ATGAAACAACTAACATCAAAAGAGCTGAAAGATCTGTATTTCGGGTTTTTCAGCGAAAAAGGCCACAAGCTAATAGCTTCTGCTTCTTTGATCCCGGAGCATGATCCCACTGTATTGTTCACAGCAGCTGGAATGCATCCTTTAGTTCCTTTTTTAATAGGCCAGCCGCATCCACAGGGAAAAAGGCTTGTGGATGTTCAGAAATGCTTAAGAACAGATGATATTGATGAAGTCGGAGATTCTTCTCATCTTACTTTCTTTGAAATGCTTGGAAACTGGTCATTAGGGGATTACTGGAAAAAGGAAGCAATAGAATGGAGCTATGAATTCCTGACAGACAGAAAATGGCTTGGAATAAATAAGGAAAAGATATCAGTAACGTGCTTTAAAGGGGATAATGATGCGCCAAAAGACGAGGAATCTGCCAAGATCTGGCTCTCAGTTGGAATTCCGAAAGAAAGAATTTATTTTTTGCCGAAAAAAGATAATTGGTGGGGTCCTGCTGGCGAAACCGGTCCTTGCGGCCCAGATAGTGAAATGTTTTACGATACAGGAAAAGAAAAATGCAGCAATGATTGCAAGCCTGGCTGCTTTTGCGGGAAATATTTTGAGATATGGAATGATGTTTTCATGCAGTACAACAAAACAAAAGATGGAAGATTCGAGAAGCTAAAGCAGCAAAATGTTGATACTGGAATGGGTGTTGAAAGGACAGCTGCTGTCCTGCAGGGAAAGAAAATAGTCTATGAAATTGAGACATTCAAGCCGATAATTGACAAAATAAAGGAAATTGCCAAGATCAAGGAGCCAAATGAAGAGCAGCTAAAATCAGTAAGAATCATAACAGACCATATAAGAGCTGCAACTTTCATATTGGGAGATGAAAAGGCAATTGCTCCCTCGAATGTTGACCAGGGATATATCTTAAGGAGATTTATCAGAAGATCAATAAGGCACGGAAAGCTATTGGGCATTGAAAAGGAATTTCTGTCAGAATTGGCAAAAATAACTATTGAGCTGCACAAAAGCGATTATAAAGAACTGGAAAAAAATAAGGATTTTATATTGGATGAACTGAAAAAAGAAGATGAAAAATTCAGGAAAACTCTTGAAAATGGGCTGAAAGAATTTGAAAAAATCATAAAAAATAAAAAAGAGATTGATGGCGAGAATGCATTCCTGCTATTCCAGAGCTTTGGCTTTCCGATTGAAATGACAGCTGAGCTGGCAAAAGAAAAAAATGTCAGCGTTGATGTAACTGGATTTAATAAAGAATTTGAGAAGCACCAGGAATTGAGCAGGATCGGGGCTGAGAAAAAATTCAAAGGCGGACTTGCAGATTCTTCAGAAGAGACAACAAAGCTGCATACAGCAACTCATATGCTGAATCAGGCATTAAGAGTTGTTTTGGGGAAAAAGGATATTTTCCAGAGAGGATCAAACATAACGCCGGAAAGATTAAGATTTGATTTTAATTTTGACCGGAAATTGACAGAGCAAGAGCTTAAAGAAGTTGAAGATTTGATTAATGAAAAAATAAAGGAAGCACTGCCTGTTAAGCAGGAAGAGATGACTGTGGATGAGGCAAAGAAAAAAGGGGCGCAGGGCGTGTTTGAGCACAAATACGGAGAAAAAGTCTTTGTTTATTCCATTGGAGATTTTTCTGTTGAGATCTGCGGCGGTCCGCATGTCAAAAATACTTCTGAATTGGGGCATTTCAAGATAATAAAGGAAGAAAGCGTTGCTGCCGGTGTGAGAAGGATAAAGGCGGTTTTGATTAAAGCATAA
- a CDS encoding helix-turn-helix domain-containing protein, protein MDKAVLTQIGLTNYEAEVYLALLTNGQMSAYELAEKAGLYRQVTYDSLKRLMEKGFVSSVQEGKTKLFKAIDPKLILEFLNERTENYKQILPQLTKLNEQAQQSLSVETYKGKNVVRIALRDIIDNLKSIGGEILCTAVEESIPFAKYKTICDQYERDMIRFKIKERVIIKEGDKGIFQRGTSKYRKIPKRYFNPNPVQIYRDNVQTIVWGNPDYLIIIRNKEVAESYRKQFELMWNIARPYKNKKHLNTPIKIP, encoded by the coding sequence ATGGATAAAGCAGTTTTAACTCAAATTGGATTAACAAATTATGAAGCCGAAGTATACTTAGCTCTGCTTACAAATGGACAAATGTCGGCCTATGAATTAGCAGAAAAAGCAGGATTATACAGACAAGTTACATATGATTCCCTCAAAAGATTAATGGAAAAAGGTTTTGTTAGTTCTGTTCAAGAGGGAAAAACAAAATTATTCAAAGCAATAGATCCAAAATTAATCTTAGAATTCCTTAATGAAAGAACAGAGAATTATAAGCAAATTCTTCCTCAACTAACAAAATTAAATGAACAAGCACAACAATCTCTTTCCGTAGAAACCTACAAAGGAAAAAATGTTGTTAGAATTGCTCTTAGAGATATAATAGATAATTTGAAATCAATTGGAGGAGAAATTCTTTGCACTGCAGTTGAGGAATCTATACCCTTCGCAAAATACAAAACGATTTGCGACCAATATGAAAGAGATATGATTAGGTTTAAAATAAAAGAGAGAGTGATTATCAAGGAGGGCGATAAAGGAATATTTCAAAGAGGAACATCTAAATATAGAAAAATTCCTAAGAGATATTTTAACCCTAATCCCGTACAGATTTATAGAGATAACGTACAAACAATTGTCTGGGGAAATCCTGATTATTTAATTATCATAAGAAATAAAGAAGTTGCTGAGTCATATAGGAAACAGTTTGAATTAATGTGGAACATAGCAAGGCCTTATAAAAATAAAAAACATTTAAATACGCCTATAAAAATCCCTTAA
- a CDS encoding radical SAM protein translates to MEKTKKLLVGNPNQLEVDGQIGEDELSYVVMNLPFGCNYSCSKCYRDDNKSFDSVNLDTRLDIISQARDLGAKVFCIPGEGEPLTNKDLTMQLIDHANAVGLIAILYTNGSFLNQETVNELFNKNVTLITSFDSLNPETYLKLTGFKGFDRVMRNLENVRGTYKTGNRTRENGLIETRWGVITIINQHNKGEIPKIREFCGDDAFFICNYPINKGRAKSVWDSYVGTQENLIELIRTANMYTDTLVAGLSSPTRSGQCIMLNNGITIDTNGNAHACPAMVDTNLGNIADTSVGEIWRKTKEYTQSKGNPLCLARDIKQYCKKANILSVGEMVI, encoded by the coding sequence ATGGAAAAAACAAAAAAATTACTTGTTGGAAATCCAAACCAACTTGAAGTAGATGGACAAATAGGAGAAGATGAATTATCTTATGTAGTTATGAACTTGCCGTTTGGCTGTAATTATAGCTGTTCTAAATGTTACAGAGATGATAATAAGTCTTTTGATAGTGTTAATCTGGACACAAGATTGGACATTATTTCACAAGCAAGAGATTTAGGCGCAAAAGTTTTTTGTATTCCTGGTGAAGGGGAGCCATTAACAAATAAAGATTTAACAATGCAGTTAATAGATCATGCCAATGCAGTAGGATTAATAGCCATCCTATATACCAATGGCAGTTTTCTTAATCAGGAGACAGTAAATGAATTATTCAATAAGAACGTGACTTTAATTACAAGTTTTGACTCATTAAATCCCGAAACGTATCTTAAATTAACAGGATTTAAGGGATTTGATAGAGTGATGAGAAATCTTGAAAATGTCAGAGGAACATACAAAACAGGAAATAGAACAAGAGAAAATGGTTTGATTGAGACAAGATGGGGAGTAATCACAATCATTAACCAGCACAATAAAGGAGAAATTCCGAAGATAAGGGAATTTTGCGGAGATGATGCATTTTTTATCTGTAATTATCCCATAAACAAGGGCAGAGCAAAAAGTGTTTGGGATTCGTATGTAGGTACTCAGGAGAATCTAATAGAATTAATTAGAACTGCAAATATGTATACTGATACACTTGTAGCAGGACTTAGTTCGCCAACAAGAAGCGGACAATGTATAATGCTAAATAATGGCATTACGATTGATACTAATGGAAATGCTCATGCATGCCCGGCTATGGTCGATACAAACTTAGGAAATATAGCAGATACTTCTGTTGGTGAGATTTGGCGGAAAACCAAAGAATACACACAGTCTAAAGGAAATCCTCTTTGCTTAGCCAGAGACATAAAGCAGTATTGTAAAAAAGCCAACATCTTGAGTGTTGGAGAGATGGTTATTTAG
- a CDS encoding PEP-utilizing enzyme, which translates to MRLIAKGLGVSKGGVQGRVKIIKSVKDYAKLKKGDILVTRLTDPTMTAIMGRAAGIICDIGGLTSHPSVLSREMGIPCIVSAKGIITGKPITELLKEGQEIEMNGENGEIFLKDESWNLRWKL; encoded by the coding sequence ATGAGGCTCATAGCAAAAGGTCTTGGTGTAAGCAAAGGGGGAGTGCAAGGCAGAGTTAAGATCATAAAAAGTGTTAAAGATTATGCAAAGCTAAAGAAGGGCGATATCCTTGTAACCAGGTTGACAGACCCAACAATGACTGCCATCATGGGCAGAGCTGCCGGAATAATCTGCGACATTGGCGGCCTTACATCACACCCTTCTGTTTTGAGCAGGGAAATGGGAATTCCGTGCATTGTATCTGCAAAAGGCATAATTACAGGAAAGCCAATAACTGAGCTTTTAAAAGAGGGTCAGGAAATTGAAATGAATGGTGAAAATGGAGAAATCTTTCTTAAAGATGAATCATGGAATTTGAGGTGGAAATTATGA
- a CDS encoding helix-turn-helix domain-containing protein has translation MFDGNILKSAGLTENETEVYVILLQLNECLASDIARRTKISRPHVYDALNKLLHKGLASYVLKNGSRYFMPTDPNKLLEHLKDQEKILQQKYLSIQSIMPQLKSLRQPLANKPLVEVLEGSEGIKTILNDIIKTGKEMLAFNTLGEEFKKYVPEHFLKRYFIEREKYHIRSRQFYVEGAQIYRHTMVTYKKLQQSFNPVALFVYGNKVVMFVLTDTPLTIRIESKDVAKLYKEQFEKMWKEL, from the coding sequence ATGTTTGATGGCAATATTTTAAAAAGTGCAGGACTTACCGAGAATGAAACCGAGGTTTATGTCATATTATTGCAGTTAAACGAATGTTTGGCTTCAGATATTGCCAGACGTACAAAAATATCCAGACCCCACGTTTATGATGCGCTAAATAAATTACTGCATAAGGGTTTGGCATCTTATGTATTGAAGAATGGTAGCAGATACTTTATGCCTACAGATCCCAATAAACTTCTAGAACATCTTAAGGACCAAGAAAAAATTCTTCAACAAAAATACCTATCTATACAATCCATAATGCCGCAACTCAAATCACTGCGCCAACCTTTGGCGAATAAGCCGCTAGTTGAAGTCTTGGAAGGTAGTGAGGGCATTAAGACTATACTCAATGATATAATCAAGACTGGAAAAGAGATGTTGGCTTTTAATACTCTAGGCGAGGAATTTAAGAAGTATGTTCCAGAACACTTCCTTAAACGGTATTTTATTGAACGTGAAAAATATCATATTAGATCTAGGCAATTCTATGTCGAGGGTGCCCAAATATATCGGCATACCATGGTTACTTACAAAAAATTGCAACAATCCTTTAATCCAGTAGCATTATTTGTTTATGGCAATAAGGTTGTAATGTTTGTACTGACAGATACGCCATTAACTATAAGAATAGAAAGCAAGGATGTTGCCAAACTGTATAAAGAACAATTTGAAAAGATGTGGAAAGAACTCTGA
- a CDS encoding DUF5679 domain-containing protein, protein MAGIQGYCVKCKKKVDIQGGKESVTSNKKKILKGKCPKCTTTVCRILGKA, encoded by the coding sequence ATGGCTGGAATTCAAGGATATTGCGTGAAGTGCAAAAAGAAAGTGGATATACAAGGCGGAAAAGAGTCTGTTACTTCGAATAAAAAGAAGATCCTGAAAGGCAAATGCCCTAAATGCACAACAACAGTGTGCAGGATTCTAGGAAAGGCATAA